A DNA window from Gorilla gorilla gorilla isolate KB3781 chromosome 6, NHGRI_mGorGor1-v2.1_pri, whole genome shotgun sequence contains the following coding sequences:
- the LOC101130407 gene encoding LOW QUALITY PROTEIN: cTAGE family member 15 (The sequence of the model RefSeq protein was modified relative to this genomic sequence to represent the inferred CDS: inserted 2 bases in 1 codon; substituted 1 base at 1 genomic stop codon), whose product MEEPGATPQPYLGLVLEELRRVVAALPESMRPDSNPYGFPSELVVCAAVIGFFVVLLFLWRSFRSVRSRLYVGREQKLGATLSGLMEEKCKLLEKFSLIQKEYEGYEVESSLEDASFEKAAAEARSLEATCEKLNRSNSEHEDEILCLEKDLKEEKSKHSQQDELMADISKRIQSLEDESKSLKSQIAEAKIICKIFKMSEERRAIAIKDALNENSQLRESQKQLLQEAEVWKEQVSELNKQKITFEDSKVHAEQVLNDKENHIKTLTGHLLMMNDQAAVLEEDTMDDGNLELEVNSQSENGANLDDPPKGALKKLIHAAKLNVSLKSXEGERNHIIIQLSEVDKTKEELTEYMKNLQTQQASLQSENIGFESENQKLQQKLKIMTEFYQENEMKLHRKLTIEENYWIEEEEKLSKVEEKISHATEELETYRKLAKDLEEELERTVHFYPKQIISYEKRGHDNWLAAQTAERNLNDLRKENAHNKQKLTETELKFELLEKDSNAPDVSHTAFGREHSPNGPAPLGRPSSEKRAFLPPQTLLEDPLGLSSVLPEGGGRGPRGPGNPLDHQITNERVEPSCDRLTDPHRAPSDTGSLSSPVEQDCKMMFPPPGQSYPDSALPPQREDRFYSNSERLSGPAEPRSFKMTSLDKMDGSMPSEMESSRNDAKDDLGNLNVPDSSLPAENEATGPGFIPPPLAPISGPLFPVDTRGPFMSRGPPFLLPPPGTMFGASRGYFPQRDFPGPPHAPFAMRNIYPPREFPPYLHPRPGFYXAPPHSEGRSEFPSGLIPPSKEPATEHPEPQQET is encoded by the exons ATGGAGGAGCCCGGTGCTACCCCTCAGCCCTACCTGGGGCTGGTCCTGGAGGAGCTACGCAGAGTTGTGGCAGCACTACCTGAGAGTATGAGACCAGATTCGAACCCTTACGGTTTTCCATCGGAACTGGTGGTATGTGCAGCTGTtattggattttttgttgttctcCTTTTTTTGTGGAGAAGTTTTAGATCGGTTAGGAGTCGGCTTTATGTGGGAAGAGAGCAAAAACTTGGTGCAACGCTTTCTGGACTaatggaagaaaaatgtaaactacTTGAAAAGTTTAGCCTTATTCAAAAAGAGTATGAAGGCTATGAAGTAGAGTCATCTTTAGAGGATGCCAGCTTTGAGAAGGCGGCAGCAGAAGCACGAAGTTTGGAGGCAACCTGTGAAAAGCTGAACAGGTCCAATTCTGAACATGAGGATGAAATCCTCTGTCTAGAAAAAgacttaaaagaagagaaatccaaACATTCTCAACAAGATGAATTGATGGCGGATATTTCAAAAAGGATACAGTCTCTAGAAGATGAGTCAAAATCCCTCAAATCACAAATAGCTGAAGCCAAAATCATCTGCAAGATATTTAAAATGAGTGAAGAACGACGGGCTATAGCAATAAAAGATGCTTTGAATGAAAATTCTCAACTTCGGGAAAGCCAGAAACAGCTTTTGCAAGAAGCTGAGGTATGGAAAGAACAAGTGAGTGAActtaataaacagaaaatcacATTTGAAGACTCCAAAGTACACGCAGAACAAGTtctaaatgataaagaaaatcacATCAAGACCCTGACCGGACACTTGCTAATGATGAACGATCAGGCTGCTGTGCTTGAAGAAGACACAATGGATGATGGTAACTTGGAATTAGAAGTAAACAGTCAATCGGAAAATGGTGCTAACTTAGATGATCCTCCAAAAGGAGCTTTGAAGAAACTGATTCATGCTGCTaagttaaatgtttctttaaaaagctgagaaggagaaagaaaccaCATTATTATTCAGTTATCTGAAGTTGATAAAACAAAGGAAGAGCTTACAGAGTATATGAAAAATCTTCAGACTCAACAAGCATCTTTGCAGTCAGAAAACATAGGTTTTGAAAGTGAGAATCAGAAGCTTCAACAGAAACTTAAAATAATGACTGAAttctatcaagaaaatgaaatgaaactccACAGGAAATTGACAATAGAGGAAAATTACTGgatagaggaagaagagaaacttTCTAAAGTGGAAGAAAAGATCAGCCATGCCACTGAAGAGCTGGAGACCTATAGAAAGCTAGCCAAAGATCTTGAAGAAGAATTGGAGAGAACTGTTCATTTTTATCCAAAGCAGATTATTTCCTACGAGAAAAGAGGACATGATAATTGGTTGGCAGCTCAGACTGCTGAAAGAAACCTCAatgatttaaggaaagaaaatgctcacaacaaacaaaaattaactgaaacagAGTTGAAATTTGAACTTTTAGAAAAAGATTCTAATGCACCTGATGTTTCACATACAGCATTTGGCAGAGAGCATTCCCCGAATGGTCCCGCACCATTGGGTCGGCCTTCATCTGAAAAGAGAGCTTTTCTCCCTCCTCAAACTTTGTTGGAGGATCCACTGGGACTCTCATCTGTGCTTccggagggaggaggaagaggcccAAGAGGCCCAGGGAATCCCCTGGACCATCAGATTACCAATGAAAGAGTAGAACCAAGCTGTGATAGGTTAACCGATCCTCACAGGGCTCCTTCTGACACTGGGTCCCTGTCATCTCCGGTGGAACAGGACTGTAAGATGATGTTTCCTCCACCAGGACAATCATATCCTGATTCAGCTCTTCCTCCTCAAAGGGAAGACAGATTTTATTCTAATTCTGAAAGACTGTCTGGACCAGCAGAACCCAGAAGTTTTAAAATGACTTCTTTGGATAAAATGGATGGGTCAATGCCTTCAGAAATGGAATCCAGTAGAAATGATGCCAAAGACGATCTTGGTAATTTAAATGTGCCTGATTCATCTCTCCCTGCTGAAAATGAAGCAACTGGCCCTGGCTTTATTCCTCCACCTCTTGCTCCAATCAGTGGTCCATTGTTTCCAGTGGATACAAGGGGCCCGTTCATGAGTAGAGGACCTCCTTTCCTCCTACCTCCTCCAGGAACCATGTTTGGAGCTTCTCGAGGTTATTTTCCACAAAGGGATTTCCCAGGTCCACCACATGCTCCATTTGCAATGAGAAACATCTATCCACCGAGGGAGTTTCCTCCTTACCTTCACCCACGACCTGGATTTTA CGCGCCCCCACATTCTGAAGGTAGAAGCGAGTTCCCTTCAGGGTTGATTCCGCCTTCAAAGGAGCCTGCTACTGAACATCCAGAACCACAGCAAGAAACCTGA